The genomic stretch TTTCTGAATCCTTTAATCTGTACTTCTTTTTTGTACTTATTCAGTAGCTCGTTGTACTCTGTGGCTGCATGTTCCTTTCCGACAGTCAGGGAAAGTTTAACGGCAGAGTTTTCCAATTTTTCAATACTCTTACTGGTTATCACAGCACTATCCTTATTCAGTGGTATGTTTGGTATAAAAAAAAGACGACCCGGATAACACCCAGATCGTCCTTCACCTTCCGTTCAGCGCTAGATGGAGCGGTCAAAGCCTCATCAGACGAAGTATAAAACAAATTCCGGTATCTGTCGAAATCAGTTTGTATTTCAGGGAAAAGAAATCTTAATCCCTTTATATATTTTCAGCGAAAGACGGGACTTCTCTCCATGTTTCAGCATCCTGCTTCAACACTCCGAGCCGCCTACGTCACTAAATTGACATCCTGTCAATTTACGCTCCAAGTATTCGCGCCGTGACTCCATTTCAAGTCCCGGTTTAAAATACAAGTATTTTATTTTCAGCGAAAGACGGGACTTGAACCCGCGACATCGACCTTGGCAAGGTCGAGCTCTACCACTGAGCTACTTTCGCATAGAAACTACGAGAGAAGGGACTCGAACCCTTATACCGAAGGCACTGGTTCCTAAGACCAGCGTGTCTACCAATTCCACCACTCTCGCGTAACAAAAAATGAGCCGTAAAGGAATCGAACCTTTGACCCGCAGATTAAGAGTCTGCTGCTCTACCAGCTGAGCTAACGGCCCTGGTAAAAAACACCAGTGTATAACTGGTTATTACGTCCAGCAGGATTCGCTTTCCGATTCCAGGCATCCTGCCTTTCATCTTCAAGCCCCTCCCTTCACTGGCAGCCGAACTTTTACCTTAAGTTGAAGTGTGTATTACACACTTCAAAAGCCTTTCTGGCTTTTGGCCTAAGGGTGTCGGCCTTCCGCAGCAGAGCTGCGCGTTCCAGTCGGTTCGAATCATGCTATATCAAAGCAGTCTATAAATAAACCGCCATGATATGGCGTATATTACGTCCAGCAGGATTCGAACCTGCGACCCACGGATTCGAAGTCCGGAACTCTATCCAGCTGAGCTATGGACGCATAACTAGGGTGAATGACGGGGCTCGAACCCGCGACAACCAGAACCACAATCTGGTGCTCTGCCAACTGAACTACATTCACCATATTTTAAGAACGTCCCGTATAATTATATAAAAGACCGTTTTTGTCAAGATTAAGGGAAGTTCTTTTTCTAAAATCAGAGTGAAACCCGGAGGATCACATAAAAACTGTTCCAGGAAACCCGAAGACCCTTTAGACGACTCAGGCAATACTCGGTATACTCTTCCATAACGTCAGTCCCCAGATTTTCTTTCATCCGGCTGCCCATGCTTCCTTTTCGGCTGCTGTCCAGCCAACCCGATAACTGGTCTTCTGTTATAATCCTCTCTTCTTCGGTACTGATTACCCGGGTCTCCACCGATACGGCTCCATTTTGAAGGAATAAGGCTCCCGCCGCTTCTTCGGATTCCAGTCCGGGGTAAGCATTTTTGTAAACCAGATCTTCCGCTTCCAGAATCTTGTTCCAGTTTTTCAAATCTTTTTCACCCTCTTTGAGGAAGTCGCTGAGACGACTGTTCTTCGGGGGAAGGGGTTCGGCACAGATCAGGATGGCTCCCGGTTGTGACAAGGCTCTCAGGGCGTCCCACTCCTGCTGCCAGTTCTTGTATGAGATCCGGGATAACCAGTCCCGGACAAGAATCAGCTCAAAAAAATCAATCTGCCCTTGAATTTCCTTCAGAGCGGACAGGGATTCTTCGGGGTTTCCTCCGAACAACAGGGGGCGTTCCGATTCGGGAAGGGTCCTCGCAAAATGTTCACAGAGGTCCCTGTTTCCAGGATCCGGGAACCAGGCGCAGACCCCTCCTTCCGGAACCCTTCGCCAGGCTTCCCACAGGAGGAGCCCGCTTGTTTCACGCCAGATGAGGATCTTATGATGCCTTTCTGTATTCTGAAGACTGAACATGGTGCTCCGGAGTTTTTCCAGAAAGCGGCTGGCTCCACCCTTGGTCCGGCGCATCCAGGCATTCCGTTCCTTGTCTCCCGGAGAAAAACTCAGGGATTCCACAGATTCCTCTATCATCGCAGCCATCTGCAGCTCTCTGCGGCGGACCACATCTTTCTGAATTTGAGCTTCATAGCCCTGGGAGGCGGGCTGATAAAAAATTCTGCCTTTGAGGCCTTCCGGGAGGTAGGCCTGGGCGACCCAGTGATCCCTGTAGGCATGGGGGTAGTTGTATCCTTCTCCATGGCCAAAGCCGTGTTTATCCCGGCTGGCATCTCTGAGGTGGTTGGGAACTTCCCGGGCGGCTTCCTCCTCTACTACTTTGACCGCATCAAAGAAGGCCAGAGAGGAGTTGGACTTGGGTGCTGTTGCCAGGTATAAGGCGGCCTGGGTCAGATGAAACTGCCCTTCCGGGAGTCCCACCCTGTCATAGGTCTGGGCCGCCGCATTCACCTGAACAAGAGCCTGAGGGTCGGCCATTCCAATGTCTTCCGCAGCAGAAATCAGCATCCTTCGCAGGATAAACCGGGGGTCCTCTCCCGCCCTGATCATCCGGGCCATCCAGTAGAGGGCGGCATCGGGGTCTGATCCCCTTATCGATTTGATAAAGGCGCTGATGGTGTCGTAATGGTAGTCCCCTTCCTTATCGTAAAGGACTACTTTCTGTTGAATACTCTCTTCTGCTGTTTCAAGGTTGATTCGTATTTCTGCATCATCCGGCGGGGGATAGGACATCGGAGTGGTTTCCACAGCGAGCTGCAGTGAGTTCAGAAGACTCCGGGCATCGCCATCTGCGGTTTTCACCAGGTGCTCCAGGGCCCCCTCTTCAAAAGTAACCTTCCATCGGCCGTAGCCCCGCACCTTCTCGGCCAAGGCCTGACGGGCTATCCCGAAAAGATCTTCCGATAACAGCGGTTTGAGCTGGAAGATGCGGCTCCGGCTGACCAGAGCGGAATTCACTTCAAAATAGGGATTTTCCGTGGTG from Oceanispirochaeta sp. encodes the following:
- a CDS encoding AAA family ATPase, whose amino-acid sequence is MELFQSSPQNEPLAARMRPRNLEEYIGQDHIVGKGRLLRRAIKADQLSSLIFYGPPGTGKTTLARVIAGTTSSRFLSLNAVLSGVKQVREAIAEAQDLRDLQGRRTILFVDEVHRWNKAQQDALLPWVENGTIILVGATTENPYFEVNSALVSRSRIFQLKPLLSEDLFGIARQALAEKVRGYGRWKVTFEEGALEHLVKTADGDARSLLNSLQLAVETTPMSYPPPDDAEIRINLETAEESIQQKVVLYDKEGDYHYDTISAFIKSIRGSDPDAALYWMARMIRAGEDPRFILRRMLISAAEDIGMADPQALVQVNAAAQTYDRVGLPEGQFHLTQAALYLATAPKSNSSLAFFDAVKVVEEEAAREVPNHLRDASRDKHGFGHGEGYNYPHAYRDHWVAQAYLPEGLKGRIFYQPASQGYEAQIQKDVVRRRELQMAAMIEESVESLSFSPGDKERNAWMRRTKGGASRFLEKLRSTMFSLQNTERHHKILIWRETSGLLLWEAWRRVPEGGVCAWFPDPGNRDLCEHFARTLPESERPLLFGGNPEESLSALKEIQGQIDFFELILVRDWLSRISYKNWQQEWDALRALSQPGAILICAEPLPPKNSRLSDFLKEGEKDLKNWNKILEAEDLVYKNAYPGLESEEAAGALFLQNGAVSVETRVISTEEERIITEDQLSGWLDSSRKGSMGSRMKENLGTDVMEEYTEYCLSRLKGLRVSWNSFYVILRVSL